In one window of Kosmotoga pacifica DNA:
- a CDS encoding ATP-binding protein: MKFFDRIQESEFLKSFEKRNKKQMIIMYGRRRIGKTTLLRRVFPDATYFFVDTRSSETLLADFSKQIFAGRFENWENFFRFLLKNNSVIIMDEFQNFLKVDPSVFSILQKVWDETESKVLFILCGSYAGMMKKIFLDAKEPLFGRSDYQIQLKPFSFLDTYKMLKEFGYTFEEAVIWYSILGGVPKYLWYLEESNRIDKKIYSLFFSDFGPLREEGKTLLIGEFGKEHPGYFAVLQAIGTNDRELGEIIDRTGMVRTKAMKYLNELTNHYSITEKVDNFLSGARRGARYRIKDNFLGFWFRFVYSNQNMVEFNPEAALAFVLSNLQTRVGLVFEEVVKSLLPLFHKEGIIPAVPLKVGKHWGKIPGTKNESYEIDLIADCGKELLIFECKWQNKPVTRKAVTDFLKKSEYIKDNRKKIPVIISKAGFKNNIGNEVIKIDLDQIKKIADKHLE, from the coding sequence ATGAAATTTTTTGACAGAATTCAGGAATCTGAATTTCTGAAGAGCTTTGAGAAGAGAAACAAAAAGCAAATGATCATAATGTACGGACGCCGCAGAATCGGTAAAACAACGCTGCTTCGAAGAGTTTTTCCAGATGCTACATACTTCTTCGTTGACACCCGCTCTTCGGAAACGCTTCTTGCAGATTTTTCAAAGCAAATCTTCGCTGGTCGCTTTGAAAACTGGGAGAACTTCTTCAGATTCCTTTTGAAAAACAACAGTGTAATCATAATGGATGAATTTCAAAACTTCCTAAAAGTTGACCCTTCAGTATTCTCAATCCTCCAAAAAGTATGGGACGAGACTGAATCAAAGGTCCTATTTATATTGTGTGGTTCTTACGCAGGAATGATGAAAAAGATTTTTCTTGATGCAAAAGAACCACTCTTTGGGAGAAGCGATTATCAGATTCAATTGAAACCCTTCAGCTTCCTTGACACCTACAAAATGCTGAAAGAGTTCGGCTATACCTTCGAAGAAGCAGTTATCTGGTATTCGATCCTTGGAGGAGTTCCAAAATACCTGTGGTACCTTGAAGAAAGCAACAGAATCGACAAAAAAATCTATTCTCTGTTCTTCTCAGATTTCGGACCGCTAAGAGAAGAAGGGAAAACGCTGCTTATTGGGGAATTTGGCAAAGAACACCCGGGGTATTTCGCGGTGCTTCAAGCCATTGGCACTAACGATAGAGAATTGGGAGAAATTATTGACCGCACGGGGATGGTAAGAACAAAAGCCATGAAATACTTGAACGAGCTTACAAATCATTACAGCATTACCGAAAAGGTCGATAACTTCCTATCTGGTGCTAGACGAGGAGCAAGATACCGGATCAAAGACAATTTCCTGGGATTTTGGTTTAGATTCGTATACTCAAACCAAAATATGGTAGAGTTCAATCCAGAAGCTGCCCTGGCTTTTGTTCTCAGCAATCTTCAAACAAGAGTTGGCCTTGTCTTTGAAGAAGTAGTCAAATCTTTGCTGCCTTTATTCCATAAGGAAGGAATCATTCCTGCGGTCCCATTAAAAGTCGGCAAACACTGGGGAAAAATACCCGGCACAAAGAACGAAAGTTATGAAATCGATCTAATTGCCGATTGTGGAAAAGAACTATTGATATTTGAATGCAAATGGCAAAATAAACCTGTTACGAGAAAAGCCGTTACCGATTTCCTTAAAAAAAGCGAATATATAAAAGACAACCGCAAAAAAATACCAGTAATCATTAGCAAAGCGGGGTTTAAAAACAACATTGGCAATGAAGTGATAAAAATCGATTTGGACCAAATAAAAAAAATAGCAGACAAACATCTTGAATGA
- a CDS encoding cellulase family glycosylhydrolase, giving the protein MDYVLGVNYWSRSGSIFMWEDEYWNPKIVEEEIIQMKELKMNVCRFFILSPSFMPKPNSLSNRHMERLEAFLSLCEKHDLKTIPTFIVGHMSGENWDFSFREGRDLYTDPFMLEQQRFLISEIVKRIKDSPAIWGYLLTNEMPLYGGKSTPDSVISWAKKLIKAIKTIDPHRPVGTGDGCWNVFGGNNGFDLLELSKLVDFFGPHMYVPETDPYRHSVLTEFIINFLKWYGLPVIMEEFGASSSHAADENIALYYREVFFNTLLTGGKGNLGWCLNDFDYSYLRPYSHHPFELLFGIFDADGKPKPVALEFPKFSDFLEEIGDLDPLDNQAAILIPSHYNKEYPFAKTDHYEMVSQMLQSTVLAAKAGFGVDFIFEDDLSNLKKYKLLIIPCARRLLAETSEMLVRFAKDGGNVYLSYYSGSDFSHPGIWLHNFEELTGCRHTLKYGLPNTLPEKVSINFFNNTWELITHYSPTLWEKAFIPIRKVSDNAEIINLSEELKLIEYKIGKGMIVSLNFPLEHILAKTPMINLTDSSHLLYRYIASQAELELYYTDNPLVRLRPFKKGGQIMVMLYNVSWEEETVNSIKAPIELEIKERLKPKEFKVLRDLSF; this is encoded by the coding sequence ATGGATTACGTATTAGGAGTAAATTACTGGTCGAGAAGTGGTTCCATATTCATGTGGGAAGACGAATACTGGAATCCAAAAATTGTCGAAGAAGAAATAATACAAATGAAAGAGCTAAAAATGAATGTCTGTCGCTTTTTTATTCTCAGCCCCAGCTTTATGCCGAAACCTAATTCTCTGAGTAACAGACATATGGAGAGATTAGAGGCCTTTTTAAGCCTTTGTGAAAAACATGACCTAAAAACCATTCCAACATTCATAGTCGGCCATATGTCCGGCGAAAACTGGGATTTTAGTTTCAGAGAAGGAAGGGATCTGTACACCGATCCTTTCATGCTGGAACAACAGAGGTTCCTCATTTCAGAAATAGTAAAAAGAATAAAGGATTCTCCAGCTATATGGGGATATTTACTCACGAATGAAATGCCTTTGTATGGTGGAAAATCTACTCCCGACTCCGTAATAAGCTGGGCAAAAAAGCTCATAAAAGCAATTAAAACCATTGATCCACACAGGCCCGTGGGAACTGGTGATGGGTGTTGGAACGTTTTCGGAGGAAATAATGGGTTTGATCTTCTTGAACTTTCAAAGCTCGTGGACTTTTTCGGGCCACATATGTACGTTCCCGAAACCGATCCATACAGACACAGTGTACTTACGGAATTTATCATAAACTTTCTAAAATGGTATGGACTGCCCGTGATAATGGAAGAATTTGGCGCTTCTTCAAGCCACGCTGCTGATGAAAACATTGCACTTTATTATAGAGAAGTGTTCTTTAACACCCTACTTACAGGTGGAAAAGGAAATCTTGGGTGGTGCTTAAACGACTTCGACTACTCGTATTTGAGACCATATTCACACCATCCATTTGAACTTCTCTTTGGTATCTTCGATGCAGATGGAAAACCCAAGCCTGTGGCTCTAGAATTTCCAAAATTCAGTGATTTTCTGGAGGAAATAGGAGATCTCGACCCTCTCGACAACCAGGCCGCTATTTTGATACCTTCGCATTACAACAAAGAATATCCCTTTGCTAAAACCGACCATTATGAAATGGTGTCTCAGATGCTACAATCCACGGTTTTAGCTGCAAAGGCTGGATTCGGTGTAGACTTCATCTTTGAAGATGACCTTTCAAATCTAAAGAAATACAAACTGTTGATAATCCCATGTGCTCGAAGATTGCTCGCGGAGACTTCAGAAATGTTGGTGCGTTTTGCGAAAGACGGTGGCAATGTTTATCTGAGTTATTACTCAGGCAGTGATTTCTCTCATCCCGGGATATGGCTTCATAATTTCGAAGAACTCACAGGATGTCGTCACACTCTCAAATACGGGCTCCCAAATACACTGCCTGAAAAAGTTTCTATTAACTTTTTCAACAACACCTGGGAGCTGATAACACATTACAGTCCTACGTTATGGGAAAAGGCCTTTATTCCAATCAGAAAAGTGAGCGATAACGCTGAAATTATAAACCTTTCAGAAGAACTAAAACTCATTGAGTATAAAATAGGTAAAGGAATGATCGTTTCCCTGAACTTCCCTCTGGAGCACATACTTGCCAAAACTCCTATGATAAATCTAACGGACTCTTCTCATCTGCTATACAGGTATATCGCTTCGCAAGCTGAGCTTGAGCTATATTATACAGATAACCCACTTGTAAGATTGAGACCATTCAAAAAGGGCGGACAGATAATGGTAATGCTTTACAACGTTTCGTGGGAAGAAGAAACGGTAAATTCAATAAAAGCACCGATTGAACTTGAGATTAAAGAACGTCTCAAACCAAAAGAATTTAAGGTTTTGAGAGATTTGAGTTTCTGA
- a CDS encoding LacI family DNA-binding transcriptional regulator: MVTIKDVAKEAGVSIATVSRVINGTTRVSEEKRKRVLKAMQKLGYHPTPRYGKNGQLLRTIGVIVPNLGAYHYPDILSSIYETAFSNGFDIMVALARDKPIREKEILDEYFNRKVDGVLICTLKCDEHFIQRFIDSGTPVVAVDHPVEEVNIDSVNIDNVMGAYGVIRYLHKKKGHKKILHIRGALNVYATRDRERGIRRYLQKHKGVEVIMSKIAGFEPEHGYKAVLDHITPSTDITAIFCVNDYVALGAIHALNELGLKVPEDISVIGFDDSPFASFTVPPLTTVSQPREEMGALAAQLLIERLNSQKRSVYRNIVLPTKIVERSSVISLI, translated from the coding sequence GTGGTAACGATAAAAGATGTGGCCAAAGAAGCTGGGGTCTCGATAGCCACAGTTTCAAGGGTAATAAATGGCACAACCCGGGTCTCGGAAGAAAAGAGAAAAAGGGTTCTTAAAGCCATGCAGAAATTGGGGTACCACCCAACGCCTCGTTATGGTAAAAATGGTCAGCTTTTGAGAACAATAGGCGTGATTGTTCCAAATTTGGGAGCATACCATTATCCAGATATTCTATCAAGCATCTACGAAACCGCATTCAGTAACGGCTTCGACATAATGGTAGCTTTAGCCAGAGACAAGCCCATTCGAGAAAAAGAAATTCTCGACGAATACTTCAACAGAAAAGTTGACGGTGTTTTAATCTGCACATTGAAGTGCGATGAGCATTTCATCCAGAGGTTTATCGACAGCGGGACCCCGGTTGTTGCGGTTGATCATCCAGTTGAAGAAGTGAATATAGACTCTGTCAACATAGACAACGTAATGGGTGCTTATGGAGTGATCAGGTATTTGCACAAGAAAAAAGGACATAAGAAAATTCTGCATATCCGTGGCGCTCTTAACGTTTACGCTACACGGGACAGAGAGAGAGGTATCAGGAGATATTTACAGAAGCACAAAGGAGTCGAAGTTATAATGAGTAAAATAGCCGGGTTCGAACCGGAACACGGTTACAAAGCTGTTCTAGATCATATCACTCCATCAACGGATATCACCGCGATTTTCTGTGTCAACGATTACGTGGCTTTAGGAGCGATACATGCCTTGAATGAGCTGGGACTCAAAGTTCCAGAGGATATATCCGTTATAGGTTTTGACGACTCACCCTTTGCTTCTTTTACCGTTCCACCACTAACCACGGTATCCCAACCCAGAGAAGAGATGGGAGCTCTGGCAGCTCAGCTACTTATCGAGAGATTGAACTCGCAAAAGAGAAGTGTTTACAGAAACATTGTTCTGCCAACAAAAATTGTTGAAAGAAGCTCCGTCATAAGCTTGATATAA
- the bgaS gene encoding beta-galactosidase BgaS has product MFDKEFLFGASISGFQFEMGGKIIDPNTDWFKWVHDKYIQESGIVSGHLPEDGPNYWEHYPEVHDLAVKGNFNALRIGIEWSRIFPRETFEAKTLEDMEKLADKQAISHYRGILEDIKSKGMKLMLNLNHFTLPLWLHDPIKVNRYGDFSQSGWLDDRSPVEFAKFAAFIVREFDSLVDYWSTMNEPNVVANLGYFQRESGFPPSIIRPELWRKALENEIKAHNLAYKEMKKFTSKPVGIIYASNWVDGDESREDAMNLLSWYFMDSIRENMDFVGINYYSRIRVVKRNEILEGEGFKITWKTLPGYGFACMPNGTSRSGLPVSDTGWEVYPKGLYEITKAVCERYGKPVYITENGIADGKDSLRPYYLISHLWSIEKLLEEGYDVRGYFHWSLIDNYEWAKGFTMRFGLVHVNYAEKSFTPRPSFLLYSEIIKERTTEKYKEFIKYPHALVE; this is encoded by the coding sequence ATGTTTGACAAAGAGTTTCTCTTCGGAGCCTCAATATCGGGTTTCCAATTTGAGATGGGAGGTAAAATTATCGATCCCAATACCGATTGGTTCAAATGGGTACACGATAAATACATTCAGGAAAGTGGAATAGTGAGTGGCCACCTTCCTGAAGATGGACCCAACTACTGGGAACATTACCCGGAAGTTCATGATCTGGCAGTTAAAGGCAATTTCAATGCTTTGAGGATAGGGATCGAATGGTCAAGGATTTTTCCAAGGGAAACCTTTGAAGCTAAAACCCTTGAGGATATGGAAAAACTCGCTGACAAACAGGCTATTTCACATTATCGAGGGATTCTTGAAGACATTAAAAGCAAAGGGATGAAGCTAATGCTCAATCTCAATCACTTCACCCTTCCTCTCTGGCTGCACGATCCAATAAAAGTCAATCGATACGGCGACTTTTCCCAGAGCGGCTGGCTCGACGACAGAAGTCCGGTCGAATTCGCTAAGTTCGCCGCCTTCATCGTCAGGGAATTCGATTCGTTAGTAGATTACTGGTCAACTATGAACGAGCCAAATGTCGTCGCCAACCTCGGATATTTCCAGAGAGAATCAGGATTTCCTCCTTCCATCATAAGACCTGAATTATGGAGGAAAGCTTTGGAAAATGAGATAAAAGCTCATAATCTTGCTTATAAGGAAATGAAAAAATTCACCAGCAAACCGGTGGGAATCATATACGCCTCCAACTGGGTGGATGGAGACGAAAGTCGCGAAGATGCCATGAATCTACTTAGCTGGTATTTTATGGATTCGATAAGAGAAAATATGGATTTCGTTGGAATAAATTATTATTCAAGAATTCGAGTCGTAAAGCGCAACGAGATCCTGGAAGGTGAAGGCTTTAAAATCACATGGAAAACGCTTCCGGGGTACGGCTTCGCGTGTATGCCAAATGGAACATCCAGGAGCGGACTTCCCGTTAGCGACACTGGCTGGGAAGTCTATCCAAAAGGTCTTTATGAGATAACGAAAGCAGTATGTGAAAGATACGGAAAACCCGTTTATATAACGGAAAATGGAATAGCGGATGGAAAAGATTCCCTCAGACCTTATTATTTGATTTCTCATCTGTGGAGCATCGAAAAATTGCTGGAGGAAGGTTACGATGTCAGAGGTTATTTTCACTGGTCGTTAATTGACAATTATGAGTGGGCAAAGGGATTCACCATGAGATTTGGTTTAGTTCATGTGAACTACGCTGAAAAGAGTTTCACACCCAGACCGAGCTTCCTGCTTTACAGTGAGATAATAAAAGAGAGAACCACCGAGAAGTATAAGGAATTCATTAAATACCCTCATGCCTTGGTGGAATAG